A region from the Drosophila takahashii strain IR98-3 E-12201 chromosome 2L, DtakHiC1v2, whole genome shotgun sequence genome encodes:
- the LOC108062680 gene encoding uncharacterized protein, whose product MGKLVWIFLIITIVVNVKGYTKYGRDCRDISCAPGQRCIMAREPCTSSNQLDGAQCGQYPTCEKKEPFSTTSAVSLERRKRQANQQGYGMGGSGMGRGNGMNNGGNGGNGMGGQNGNGMGGQNGNGMRGNGMGGNGMGGNGMGGNGMGGNGMGGNGMGGNGMGGNRNGMGGNGMGPGGMGGNGMGGRGGNGNGMGQGGMGGNGMGPGGMGGNGMNGMGGRGGYGNGMGGNGMGPGGMGPGGMGGNGMGSQGGYNGRGGQNGMGGPNGMGGPNGMGGPPGGPNGMGPGNWQGNNNWGNGNNGNGNNRYRGGNSNQSYSTTSATTTTDGW is encoded by the exons atgggaAAGTTGGTTtggatatttttaataataacaatcgTCGTCAATGTTAAGGGATACACCA agtACGGACGTGACTGTCGGGATATTTCATGTGCTCCGGGACAGCGGTGCATTATGGCCAGAGAGCCCTGTACAAGCTCAAATCAACTTGATGGCGCCCAATGTGGGCAGTATCCTACATGTGAAAAAAAGGAACCCTTCTCCACGACTTCGG CTGTCTCTTTGGAACGTCGGAAACGTCAAGCTAATCAGCAAGGTTACGGAATGGGTGGAAGTGGAATGGGCAGGGGCAATGGAATGAATAATGGAGGAAACGGTGGCAATGGAATGGGTGGCCAGAACGGAAACGGAATGGGTGGAcagaatggaaatggaatgaGAGGTAATGGAATGGGGGGAAATGGAATGGGAGGAAATGGAATGGGCGGAAATGGAATGGGCGGAAATGGAATGGGCGGAAATGGAATGGGCGGAAATGGAATGGGAGGTAATAGAAACGGAATGGGTGGAAATGGTATGGGACCAGGTGGAATGGGTGGAAATGGAATGGGCGGACGTGGAGGAAATGGCAATGGAATGGGACAAGGCGGCATGGGTGGTAATGGAATGGGTCCTGGTGGTATGGGTGGAAACGGTATGAATGGAATGGGTGGAAGAGGAGGATATGGAAACGGGATGGGTGGCAATGGAATGGGACCGGGTGGAATGGGTCCTGGAGGTATGGGTGGAAATGGAATGGGAAGCCAGGGCGGTTATAACGGAAGAGGTGGACAAAACGGAATGGGAGGTCCAAATGGAATGGGTGGTCCGAATGGAATGGGTGGACCACCTGGTGGGCCAAATGGAATGGGTCCAGGAAATTGGCAAGGCAATAATAATTGGGGAAACGGAAATAATGGTAATGGTAATAATCGCTATAGGGGCGGAAATTCGAATCAAAGCTACAGTACAACTTctgcgacaacaacaacggatGGCTGGTAA